A stretch of the Deltaproteobacteria bacterium genome encodes the following:
- a CDS encoding peptidylprolyl isomerase, which translates to MRLRHILVQHEYEARDLERKLDAGEEFSVVAEKFSLCSSRSAGGDLGDLTGKLHRLDETFREAAELLKPGSRSGPVRTKFGYHLILRES; encoded by the coding sequence ATGAGACTCCGCCACATCTTGGTCCAACATGAATACGAAGCCCGCGATCTCGAACGGAAGCTCGACGCGGGTGAAGAATTTTCGGTGGTCGCAGAGAAATTTTCGCTGTGCTCCTCGCGATCAGCCGGAGGAGACTTAGGTGATCTCACCGGAAAGCTCCATCGCCTCGACGAAACTTTTCGCGAAGCTGCGGAGCTTCTTAAACCGGGAAGCCGTTCTGGTCCCGTTCGCACAAAATTCGGCTACCATTTGATTCTTCGTGAATCATAA